A genomic window from Geothermobacter ehrlichii includes:
- a CDS encoding pyridoxal phosphate-dependent aminotransferase, with product MTEIPLSRRSTRVTPFLAMEVMERAKELEAAGKEIIYLCLGEPDFPTPEPVVQAVSEALRAGETSYTHSLGRLDLRQAIAEHYHRRYRVEVAPEQILVSAGTSPLMLLLFAALLEAGDEVILPDPSYACYPNFITFYDAVPRYLRTRPEDAFQPRPEDVRRAITERTRAVLINSPSNPAGSVMPAAWLEELADLPVPIVADEIYHGLTYQGEERSILEFTQDAFVLGGFSKTYAMTGWRLGYLICPAQVVRTLQSLHQNFLISANNFVQAAGIAALRHCDGDVARMRQAYDRRRRHLLARLPELGLKVERPPVAAFYVLADARHISGDSQALAMEILEQTGVALTPGIDFGPAAEGFLRFSYANSIDNIDRAIDRLGDYFGRRGWLP from the coding sequence ATGACCGAGATACCTTTGTCGCGACGCTCCACCCGGGTGACTCCCTTTCTGGCCATGGAGGTAATGGAGCGGGCCAAGGAGCTGGAGGCCGCAGGAAAAGAGATCATCTACCTCTGTCTAGGTGAACCGGATTTTCCGACGCCGGAGCCGGTGGTACAGGCGGTGAGCGAGGCGCTTCGGGCCGGCGAGACCAGCTATACGCATTCTCTCGGTCGGCTCGATCTGCGGCAGGCGATCGCCGAACACTACCACCGTCGCTACCGGGTCGAGGTGGCGCCGGAACAGATTCTCGTTTCCGCCGGCACCAGTCCGCTGATGCTGCTCCTCTTTGCCGCTCTGCTCGAGGCCGGCGACGAAGTGATCCTGCCCGATCCGAGTTACGCCTGCTATCCGAATTTCATCACCTTCTACGATGCCGTTCCCCGCTACCTGCGCACCCGGCCGGAGGACGCCTTCCAGCCGCGGCCGGAGGATGTGCGTCGGGCCATCACCGAACGGACGCGGGCGGTTCTGATCAATTCTCCCTCCAACCCCGCCGGATCCGTCATGCCGGCGGCCTGGCTGGAAGAGCTGGCCGATCTGCCGGTGCCGATCGTTGCCGACGAAATCTATCACGGCCTGACCTACCAGGGGGAGGAACGGTCGATTCTGGAGTTCACACAAGACGCCTTCGTCCTCGGGGGTTTTTCCAAGACCTATGCCATGACCGGCTGGCGCCTCGGCTACCTGATCTGCCCGGCACAGGTGGTGCGCACCCTGCAGAGCCTGCACCAGAACTTTCTGATCAGCGCCAACAACTTCGTACAGGCGGCCGGCATCGCCGCCCTGCGACACTGTGACGGGGATGTGGCCCGGATGCGGCAGGCCTACGACCGTCGGCGCCGGCATCTGCTGGCCCGGCTGCCGGAGCTGGGACTAAAAGTGGAGCGGCCGCCGGTCGCCGCCTTTTACGTACTGGCCGATGCCCGGCACATCAGCGGCGATTCCCAGGCGCTGGCGATGGAGATTCTCGAGCAGACCGGAGTCGCCCTGACCCCCGGCATCGATTTCGGTCCGGCGGCCGAGGGTTTTCTGCGCTTTTCCTACGCCAATTCCATCGACAACATCGACCGGGCAATCGACCGGCTCGGGGACTATTTCGGCCGGCGCGGCTGGCTGCCCTGA
- a CDS encoding CoA-binding protein, with protein sequence MTIDQQIERFLASPAFGVVGASTKPEKYGNKVLRCYLQNGRRAIPVHPAEKEIEGQPCVASVDRLPPEVKSISIITPPQVTQKVVELAIGHGIENIWMQPGAEHPDAVAAARDAGLNVIADGSCVLVVLGYHEH encoded by the coding sequence ATGACCATCGACCAGCAGATTGAACGCTTTCTTGCCTCGCCGGCCTTCGGCGTCGTCGGCGCCTCGACCAAACCGGAAAAATACGGCAACAAGGTCCTGCGCTGCTACCTGCAGAACGGACGCAGGGCGATTCCGGTCCACCCGGCTGAGAAGGAGATCGAGGGACAACCCTGCGTCGCCTCGGTCGACCGGCTCCCTCCCGAGGTCAAGAGCATTTCGATCATCACCCCACCGCAGGTAACGCAAAAGGTCGTCGAGCTGGCGATCGGTCACGGCATCGAAAACATCTGGATGCAGCCTGGGGCCGAACACCCGGACGCCGTCGCCGCGGCCCGCGACGCCGGACTGAACGTCATCGCCGACGGCTCCTGCGTCCTGGTGGTACTGGGCTACCACGAGCACTGA
- a CDS encoding HDOD domain-containing protein: MGFVLVDSLEEGMVLAEDLFNEKGQFILAKGAILDSRHIDALKRFGVLEADIVGTSQSELDGGELDPSLMESARAYQRERFRLCDLEHEGIKAVFELAVEKTARHLQAGWQPPEAVAEVEVPAGLDWSAKPSSESLVRGKVRMAALPDVYSKIVAAINTPNCAVEHLAEIVSKDSSISVRLLKLVNSAYYALPKKINSISRAITLLGTRELLSLALGITIVRKFSNLNDELVSMEVFWKHAIRTGLFAQQIARRKGLKETESFFVGGLLHDIGRLVMLVEMPEYYASALNDYYRNGEIALYQAERQTLGYDHAQVGRLLCERWHLPFNLAQMVGWHHKPQGSRFALESCIIHLADFMAQAMGLEMPLPGRLPPLHPRAWEVVAPDLAMLAVSTQHVEHSFREIAGNFLGEEPRPAI, from the coding sequence GTGGGATTTGTCCTGGTCGACAGCCTCGAGGAGGGGATGGTCCTCGCTGAAGATCTCTTCAACGAAAAGGGCCAGTTCATCCTTGCCAAGGGGGCCATTCTCGACAGCCGGCACATCGACGCCCTGAAGCGGTTCGGCGTGCTGGAGGCGGATATCGTCGGGACCTCGCAGTCCGAACTGGACGGCGGCGAGCTCGATCCGAGCCTGATGGAGAGCGCCCGGGCCTACCAGCGCGAACGTTTCCGGCTCTGCGACCTGGAACATGAGGGAATAAAGGCGGTTTTCGAGCTGGCGGTGGAAAAGACCGCGCGCCACCTGCAGGCGGGCTGGCAGCCGCCGGAGGCAGTAGCCGAGGTCGAGGTTCCGGCCGGACTCGACTGGTCGGCCAAGCCCTCGTCCGAATCCCTGGTTCGCGGCAAGGTCCGCATGGCGGCACTGCCCGATGTCTACAGCAAGATCGTTGCGGCGATCAATACTCCCAACTGCGCCGTCGAGCATCTGGCCGAAATTGTCAGCAAGGACAGCAGCATTTCCGTTCGCCTGCTCAAGCTGGTCAACAGCGCCTATTACGCCCTGCCGAAGAAAATCAATTCGATCAGCCGCGCCATCACCCTGCTCGGTACCAGGGAGCTTCTCAGTCTGGCGCTCGGCATCACCATCGTTCGGAAGTTCAGCAATCTGAACGATGAACTGGTGTCGATGGAGGTCTTCTGGAAACATGCCATCCGCACCGGGCTGTTCGCCCAGCAGATCGCCCGGCGCAAGGGACTGAAGGAGACGGAGTCCTTCTTCGTCGGCGGCCTGCTGCACGACATCGGGCGACTGGTGATGCTGGTGGAAATGCCCGAATACTACGCCAGCGCCCTGAACGACTATTACCGCAACGGCGAAATTGCTCTCTATCAGGCCGAACGTCAGACCCTCGGCTATGACCATGCCCAGGTCGGTCGTCTGTTGTGCGAGCGCTGGCATCTTCCCTTCAACCTGGCACAGATGGTCGGCTGGCACCACAAGCCGCAGGGAAGCCGCTTTGCCCTCGAGTCCTGCATCATCCATCTGGCCGATTTCATGGCCCAGGCCATGGGGCTGGAGATGCCGCTGCCCGGCCGCCTTCCTCCCCTGCATCCCCGGGCTTGGGAAGTGGTGGCGCCGGATCTTGCCATGTTGGCCGTCTCAACCCAGCATGTTGAACACAGCTTCCGTGAAATCGCCGGCAATTTTCTCGGCGAGGAGCCCCGTCCGGCAATCTAG
- a CDS encoding TrmH family RNA methyltransferase produces MAKKRFRDALERYRRELQRNLLARPGVHEFVLVLDGLKAGYNVAKILRSAEVFGVRRVYLVDIGPFDPAPAKGALRKVPLRLCASFAEAHAELSDEGYAFFLLGPDAESPLHAAEIPTRSAFILGHEEFGPRLDGRDWPGIQSLCIPQYGQTQSLNVSVAAGIVMYEYCRRYGRT; encoded by the coding sequence ATGGCCAAGAAACGATTTCGCGACGCTCTTGAGCGCTACCGGCGCGAGCTGCAGCGCAATCTGCTCGCCCGACCCGGAGTGCACGAATTCGTGCTGGTGCTCGACGGCCTCAAGGCGGGTTACAACGTCGCCAAGATCCTGCGCTCGGCCGAGGTGTTCGGTGTCCGCCGGGTCTATTTGGTGGACATCGGTCCCTTCGATCCGGCTCCGGCCAAGGGGGCCCTGCGCAAGGTTCCGCTGCGCCTGTGCGCTTCCTTCGCCGAGGCCCATGCCGAGCTGAGTGACGAGGGCTATGCCTTCTTTCTGCTCGGTCCCGACGCCGAAAGTCCTCTGCACGCGGCGGAGATTCCGACGCGAAGCGCCTTCATCCTCGGTCACGAGGAATTCGGTCCGCGGCTGGACGGCCGCGACTGGCCCGGCATCCAATCCCTGTGCATCCCCCAGTACGGTCAGACCCAGAGCCTCAACGTCAGTGTTGCTGCCGGAATCGTCATGTACGAGTACTGCCGTCGATACGGGCGGACATGA
- a CDS encoding PilZ domain-containing protein has translation MLRMQCRICGNLIRSQLLTEMKSVYCRRCGHFQGVGELYVTARGFTMLRSHLLDRFRQWERLLRDALKEREMLEFSEHGHSGDAERLDWLIATLRELLDGARGHFRLCLALPTPVRCDCRRGEVAGQLINISIFGACVQLHQERDVPARGEEVVLHFHLPEAPHGMETGGRVVWVAGRPGRLPTREMGVEFEALKTPVRNSLWKYIIAHKDRTDPCGA, from the coding sequence ATGCTCAGGATGCAATGCCGGATCTGCGGCAACCTGATCCGGTCGCAGCTTCTGACGGAAATGAAGTCGGTCTACTGCCGGCGTTGCGGCCATTTTCAGGGTGTCGGCGAACTCTACGTGACCGCCCGCGGATTTACCATGTTGCGCTCGCATCTGCTCGATCGTTTCCGACAGTGGGAAAGGCTGCTGCGGGATGCGCTGAAGGAACGCGAAATGCTCGAATTCTCCGAGCACGGTCATTCGGGGGATGCCGAGAGACTCGACTGGCTGATCGCCACCCTGCGCGAACTGCTGGATGGCGCCCGCGGCCACTTCCGGCTCTGTCTGGCGCTGCCGACGCCGGTTCGCTGCGACTGCCGGCGGGGAGAAGTCGCCGGTCAGCTGATCAATATCAGCATTTTCGGTGCTTGTGTGCAGTTGCACCAGGAGAGGGACGTGCCGGCCAGGGGAGAAGAGGTGGTCTTGCACTTCCACCTGCCGGAGGCGCCGCACGGGATGGAGACAGGCGGTCGCGTCGTTTGGGTGGCCGGGCGGCCGGGACGTCTTCCCACCCGTGAGATGGGCGTAGAATTCGAAGCCCTGAAAACGCCTGTGCGTAACAGTCTGTGGAAGTACATCATCGCCCACAAGGACAGGACAGACCCTTGCGGCGCCTGA
- a CDS encoding PepSY-associated TM helix domain-containing protein: protein MQQTTNQVLRRIHRIGGLLLAGFLVFYALTGLLLNHRGSFGYFIARETSISRIPVSDPEPLHRFIENCKTMIGRSDDPAVIRIRPDGSIEFLYGSHGKVTYVIHPQKGTMERFEKHPRQPWNWLNRLHKAFKTGAGWVFFADMVAIVILLVTLTGLLLVRRRSLDAGLIFAGGLLLALAAFLA from the coding sequence ATGCAACAGACAACCAACCAGGTACTGCGCCGCATTCACCGCATCGGGGGGCTGCTGTTGGCCGGTTTTCTGGTCTTTTACGCCCTGACCGGACTGTTGCTGAACCATCGCGGCAGTTTCGGCTATTTCATTGCCAGGGAAACGTCCATAAGCCGCATTCCGGTGTCCGATCCAGAGCCTCTGCACCGCTTTATCGAAAACTGCAAGACCATGATCGGCCGAAGCGACGACCCGGCGGTCATTCGCATCAGACCGGACGGGAGCATTGAATTTCTCTACGGCTCGCATGGCAAGGTCACCTACGTCATCCATCCGCAGAAAGGCACGATGGAACGCTTCGAGAAACACCCCCGCCAGCCGTGGAACTGGCTGAACCGGCTGCACAAGGCCTTCAAAACCGGGGCCGGATGGGTGTTTTTCGCCGACATGGTCGCCATTGTCATCCTTCTGGTTACGCTAACGGGACTGCTGCTGGTGCGTCGTCGTTCCCTGGACGCGGGCCTGATATTTGCCGGTGGACTGCTGCTGGCCCTGGCCGCCTTTCTGGCCTGA
- the cobI gene encoding precorrin-2 C(20)-methyltransferase, whose amino-acid sequence MNSPPALPGNFYAVGVGPGAPDLLTLRAARIIESADLIIAPQAKGASRSLALEAIRPFVHEQQLLCVSYPMQRDDQATRARWQKLAEQVAAHCRRQRAVVQVTLGDPLIFATSSYLLQELQHRLPADNIHIVPGISAFQTGASRFGEALTLQEDRLLLMSATDLEMVAGALDHCETLVLYKAGPVIEPLLALLAERKLLGSARLFSCTEQGDGELLVDNLENWRPTPLNYMTTLIVHVGRQNWRPEAVSG is encoded by the coding sequence ATGAATTCCCCCCCCGCCCTGCCCGGAAACTTCTACGCAGTCGGCGTCGGCCCCGGCGCTCCGGACCTGCTGACCCTGCGCGCCGCCCGGATCATCGAGAGCGCCGACCTGATCATCGCCCCGCAGGCCAAAGGCGCCAGCCGCAGTCTGGCCCTGGAGGCGATCCGCCCTTTTGTGCACGAGCAGCAACTGCTTTGCGTCAGCTATCCCATGCAGCGCGACGACCAGGCCACCCGCGCCCGCTGGCAAAAGCTGGCCGAACAGGTAGCGGCCCACTGCCGGCGCCAGCGCGCCGTGGTCCAGGTGACTCTGGGCGATCCACTGATTTTCGCTACCAGCTCCTATCTGCTGCAGGAACTGCAGCATCGCCTGCCAGCGGACAACATCCACATCGTACCCGGCATCAGCGCCTTTCAGACCGGCGCCAGCCGTTTCGGCGAAGCGCTCACCCTGCAGGAGGACCGCCTGCTGCTGATGTCGGCCACCGACCTGGAGATGGTCGCCGGGGCCCTCGACCACTGCGAAACCCTGGTGCTCTACAAGGCAGGCCCGGTCATCGAGCCCCTGCTGGCGTTGCTCGCGGAACGTAAGCTGCTCGGCTCCGCCCGTCTGTTCAGCTGCACCGAACAGGGGGACGGGGAGTTGCTGGTCGACAATCTGGAGAACTGGCGACCGACGCCACTCAATTACATGACCACGCTCATCGTGCATGTGGGCCGACAGAACTGGCGACCGGAAGCAGTCAGCGGGTGA
- a CDS encoding ABC transporter substrate-binding protein, which yields MFRLLLVLLLFCFSTEAAAAKRIVLLAPAAGDILLKLGAEDQVVGVTRSLREFPRARRVGSHIRPNLEIIRSLAPDLLIISSNRFFSEQMAAVVGAPVFTYHPRTLDEILQQIGELAALLDKMDAGRQLIARQQQKLAAIKPLATSPKVIFEVTAMPLMVAGSSNIVADIVARAGGVLLAPGRRKLVRFNPESVLAHQPDIYIYQVGPMNQNPIPPGKRGPLNRLRARFLRVDELQFSRANTRSFDNVLMLNRYFREANNG from the coding sequence ATGTTCAGGTTGCTACTGGTACTGCTGCTTTTCTGTTTCAGCACTGAGGCTGCCGCCGCAAAGCGAATCGTGCTGCTGGCCCCGGCCGCCGGCGACATCCTGCTCAAACTGGGAGCGGAGGATCAGGTGGTTGGGGTGACCCGCAGCCTCAGAGAATTCCCGCGCGCCCGGCGGGTCGGCTCGCACATCCGCCCCAACCTGGAGATCATCCGTTCGCTCGCCCCCGACCTGCTGATCATCTCCTCCAACCGGTTCTTCTCCGAGCAGATGGCGGCTGTGGTCGGCGCCCCGGTTTTCACCTACCATCCCCGCACGCTCGACGAGATCCTGCAGCAGATCGGCGAACTGGCCGCGCTGCTGGACAAAATGGATGCCGGCCGGCAGCTGATTGCCCGCCAGCAGCAGAAGCTGGCCGCCATCAAACCGCTTGCCACGTCGCCGAAAGTGATTTTCGAAGTGACGGCCATGCCGCTCATGGTCGCCGGCAGCAGTAACATCGTGGCCGATATCGTCGCCCGGGCGGGGGGCGTCCTGCTCGCCCCGGGCAGGCGCAAGCTGGTCCGTTTCAACCCGGAGTCGGTTCTCGCCCACCAACCGGACATCTACATCTACCAGGTCGGACCGATGAACCAAAATCCCATCCCGCCCGGAAAACGCGGCCCGCTGAATCGACTCAGAGCCAGATTCCTGCGGGTCGACGAACTGCAATTCTCCCGCGCCAACACCCGCAGTTTCGACAATGTCCTGATGCTCAATCGTTACTTCAGGGAGGCAAACAACGGATGA
- a CDS encoding ABC transporter ATP-binding protein, producing MAELRVDKLRFRRGGFSLELDGLRIAPGEKVAILGENGCGKSTLLQLLAGLLPPDGGTLSYAGKPLKKIPMARRAQLFALLPQFSEVIFPFSVFEVVLFGRFPHRQGNAFTAADRQLSKEMLALLDLSDLAERPFSQLSGGEKRRVMLARVLNQQAPLLYLDEPNAGLDIRHALEIFSLLRERTETIVAPVHDINLAHRFFERFLLLKNGRLLADVPRDELTPELLAETYDVQVATGTAAFLFQH from the coding sequence ATGGCTGAACTTAGAGTCGACAAGCTGCGCTTCCGGCGGGGCGGCTTCAGCCTGGAGCTGGACGGGCTGCGCATCGCGCCGGGAGAGAAGGTCGCCATCCTGGGGGAAAACGGCTGCGGAAAGAGCACCCTGCTGCAGCTGCTGGCCGGGCTGCTGCCGCCGGACGGCGGCACGCTGAGCTATGCCGGAAAGCCGCTGAAGAAGATCCCGATGGCCCGCCGGGCACAGCTCTTCGCCCTGCTGCCCCAGTTCAGCGAAGTCATCTTCCCGTTCAGCGTCTTCGAGGTGGTCCTGTTCGGCCGCTTCCCCCATCGGCAGGGGAATGCCTTCACCGCCGCGGACCGGCAGCTGAGCAAGGAGATGCTGGCCCTGCTCGATCTGAGCGATCTCGCCGAGCGGCCGTTCAGCCAGCTCTCCGGAGGCGAAAAACGTCGGGTCATGCTGGCCCGGGTGCTCAACCAGCAGGCCCCTCTGCTCTATCTCGACGAGCCGAACGCCGGCCTCGATATCCGTCATGCCCTGGAGATCTTCTCCCTGCTCAGGGAGCGGACGGAAACCATCGTCGCGCCGGTCCACGATATCAACCTCGCGCACCGCTTTTTCGAGCGGTTTCTGTTGCTGAAAAACGGCCGGCTGCTGGCCGATGTGCCCAGAGACGAACTGACCCCCGAACTGCTTGCGGAGACCTACGATGTTCAGGTTGCTACTGGTACTGCTGCTTTTCTGTTTCAGCACTGA
- a CDS encoding FecCD family ABC transporter permease produces the protein MKRLLWLIFAMTLLGSCLLGSTVIHPFNLTAVERDILFGLRLPRVLFSAVIGAMLGLSGSVYQLTLKNPLADSFTTGAASSAALGAVLAIALGIPLPLVPLVALLTGLGGLLLVYRLARQEGFINPVNMILAGIVMNIVASAVISFAKYYFEDSLSSIVFWLMGGFFVVDWGKLLVCLPVFAAAYLLFARRALQLNLLALDEHSAQSLGVNVHRLRSFAFVVATLLVAVAVSHTGIIGFVGLIVPHICRSLFGSDMRHNLFYSSLLGALLLMAADTLARTIIPGGAELPVGIITALLGGGFFLYLLQTRREGFWHG, from the coding sequence ATGAAGCGGCTGCTCTGGCTCATATTCGCCATGACCCTGCTCGGCTCCTGCCTGCTCGGCTCGACGGTGATCCATCCCTTCAACCTGACGGCAGTGGAGAGGGACATCCTGTTCGGGCTGCGACTGCCGCGGGTGCTGTTCAGCGCCGTGATCGGCGCAATGCTCGGGCTGTCGGGGAGCGTCTACCAGCTGACCTTGAAGAATCCCCTGGCCGACAGCTTCACTACCGGGGCGGCCTCGTCGGCCGCCCTGGGCGCGGTTCTCGCCATCGCCCTGGGCATTCCCCTGCCGCTGGTGCCGCTGGTTGCCCTGCTGACCGGGCTGGGAGGACTGCTGCTGGTCTATCGTCTGGCCCGTCAGGAAGGGTTCATCAATCCGGTGAACATGATCCTGGCCGGAATCGTCATGAACATCGTCGCCTCGGCGGTGATCAGTTTTGCCAAGTACTATTTCGAGGATTCCCTCTCGTCGATCGTCTTCTGGCTGATGGGCGGCTTCTTCGTGGTCGACTGGGGCAAGCTGCTGGTCTGCCTGCCGGTCTTCGCCGCCGCCTACCTGCTGTTCGCCCGCCGGGCCCTGCAACTCAACCTGCTGGCCCTCGACGAACACTCGGCCCAGAGTCTGGGAGTCAACGTCCACCGGCTGCGCAGCTTCGCCTTTGTCGTCGCCACCCTGCTGGTCGCCGTCGCCGTCAGTCACACCGGTATCATCGGCTTTGTCGGCCTGATTGTCCCGCACATCTGCCGCAGCCTGTTCGGCAGCGACATGCGCCACAACCTCTTCTACTCCTCCCTGCTCGGCGCCCTGCTGCTGATGGCCGCCGACACCCTGGCCCGGACCATCATCCCCGGCGGAGCCGAACTGCCGGTAGGGATCATCACCGCCCTGCTCGGCGGCGGGTTCTTCCTCTACCTGCTGCAGACCCGCCGGGAAGGATTCTGGCATGGCTGA
- a CDS encoding ABC transporter permease, producing MLNGVRGIYLREILILRKKLVKTLLSSAVSPGLFLIAFGYGVGRDARVDGLAYLAFLLPGLLTMSSMNQSYGIATEINISRFYFKVFEEYLLAPIRRWEIVIGEMCYGITKGLIPVLIIALYSLLCGVQLHFGALFLLALLLHLGIFALLGLVVALLVRNHSDQATMNAFLITPMMFLSGTFFPVAQMPLPIRLLAGLSPLTYSTRLIRSTLLPGATVEPGLFPVLLVMLVGLFLLASRIVARVQA from the coding sequence ATGCTCAACGGGGTCCGTGGCATCTATCTGCGCGAAATCCTGATTCTGCGCAAGAAACTGGTCAAGACCCTGCTCTCGTCGGCCGTCTCGCCGGGACTGTTTTTGATCGCCTTCGGCTACGGGGTCGGTCGGGACGCCAGGGTGGACGGGCTGGCGTATCTGGCCTTTCTGCTGCCGGGGCTGCTGACCATGAGCAGCATGAACCAGAGCTACGGGATCGCCACCGAGATCAACATCTCGCGCTTCTACTTCAAGGTATTCGAGGAGTACCTGCTGGCTCCGATCCGGCGCTGGGAGATCGTCATCGGCGAAATGTGCTACGGCATCACCAAAGGACTGATTCCGGTGCTGATCATCGCTCTCTACAGCCTGCTGTGCGGTGTACAACTGCACTTCGGGGCGCTGTTTCTGCTGGCGTTGCTGCTGCACCTGGGGATCTTCGCCCTGCTCGGACTGGTGGTCGCCCTGCTGGTGCGCAACCACAGCGATCAGGCGACCATGAACGCCTTTCTGATCACGCCGATGATGTTCCTCTCCGGAACCTTCTTTCCGGTGGCGCAGATGCCATTGCCGATCCGCCTGCTGGCCGGCCTCTCGCCGCTGACCTATTCCACCCGGCTGATCCGCTCGACCCTGCTGCCGGGGGCAACGGTCGAGCCCGGCCTGTTTCCGGTGCTTCTGGTCATGCTGGTCGGCCTGTTTCTGCTCGCCAGCCGGATCGTCGCCAGGGTGCAGGCATGA
- a CDS encoding ABC transporter ATP-binding protein — translation MPAEIEVIDLCRRFGKTCAVDGISFRVARGELFAFLGPNGAGKTTTINLLTGLLSPDRGQIRYRGEDFDPGRLAVKRMIGVVPQHNNLDKELTVSENLRVHGRLFGLGGRELAERIDFCLDFADLNEKRDTPAGKLSGGMKRKLVIARALLHRPGILFLDEPTVGLDPHSRRRMWAFLRRINHEQHCTVFLTTHYIEEADSLADRVMIIDRARIIAEGTPTELKQQAGHFVLDIYREETLENEFFATRAEALERLKQLEMPVRIRETTLEDVFLRLTGKRLED, via the coding sequence ATGCCCGCTGAAATCGAAGTCATCGACCTCTGCCGCCGCTTCGGAAAAACCTGCGCGGTTGACGGCATCAGCTTCCGGGTCGCCCGGGGGGAGCTGTTCGCCTTTCTCGGCCCGAACGGCGCCGGCAAGACCACCACCATCAACCTGCTGACCGGCCTGCTCTCTCCGGATCGCGGACAAATCCGCTATCGGGGGGAGGACTTCGACCCGGGCCGGCTGGCCGTCAAACGGATGATCGGCGTGGTCCCCCAGCACAACAATCTCGACAAGGAGCTGACGGTCAGTGAAAACCTGCGGGTTCACGGCCGGCTGTTCGGTCTCGGCGGACGGGAGCTGGCAGAGCGGATCGACTTCTGCCTCGATTTCGCCGACCTGAACGAAAAACGCGACACCCCGGCCGGCAAGCTCTCCGGCGGCATGAAGCGCAAGCTGGTCATCGCCCGCGCCCTGCTCCATCGGCCGGGGATCCTCTTTCTCGACGAACCGACGGTCGGACTCGATCCGCACAGCCGGCGCCGCATGTGGGCCTTTCTGCGCCGCATCAACCACGAGCAGCACTGCACGGTCTTTCTCACCACCCACTACATCGAAGAGGCGGACAGCCTCGCCGACCGGGTGATGATCATCGACCGGGCTCGGATCATCGCCGAAGGCACCCCGACCGAACTGAAACAGCAGGCCGGCCACTTCGTCCTCGACATCTACCGGGAGGAAACCTTGGAAAACGAATTTTTCGCCACCCGCGCAGAGGCCCTCGAGCGTCTGAAGCAACTCGAGATGCCGGTGCGCATCCGCGAGACGACCCTCGAGGACGTCTTTCTGCGCCTGACCGGCAAGCGACTGGAGGACTGA
- a CDS encoding sirohydrochlorin cobaltochelatase, whose protein sequence is MQKTATIRHFERTTRALPFLLALLLLPFYTTSAWSMTRTLKREPAIVIVAFGTTTRAMVTYDAFEKQLRRELPAKYQKLKIEWAFTSEIVRERANKKFKAQGIDKRFLSLPQVLANLENDGYRKVAIQSLHIFPGQEFKDMERQIDAFRQIGLRIEYGGTLLHEWPWVFETIDSLEPYFLPPDQGCNVLVAHGTPETFPGSNATYLGLDRYLSEKYDNVFVGGVDGILTREQALARARACKVKRVRLVPFMYVAGDHIMNDIMGTKPDDKGVPSWAMELEQAGIEVDSLTVEYEGKTYFRGLGFYEKINRNYIRQLQESLKRLEEL, encoded by the coding sequence ATGCAAAAGACCGCGACCATCCGCCATTTCGAACGCACGACCCGTGCGCTCCCCTTTCTGCTGGCGCTGCTCCTGTTGCCGTTCTACACAACTTCGGCCTGGAGCATGACCCGCACCCTGAAGCGGGAACCGGCGATCGTCATCGTCGCCTTCGGCACCACCACCAGGGCCATGGTGACCTACGACGCCTTCGAAAAACAGCTGCGCCGGGAACTGCCGGCCAAATACCAGAAGCTGAAAATCGAGTGGGCCTTTACTTCCGAAATCGTCCGTGAACGGGCGAACAAAAAGTTCAAGGCGCAGGGGATCGACAAACGTTTCCTCAGCCTGCCCCAGGTGCTGGCCAACCTGGAGAACGACGGCTATCGCAAGGTCGCCATCCAGTCCCTGCACATCTTCCCCGGTCAGGAATTCAAAGACATGGAAAGGCAGATCGATGCCTTCCGGCAGATCGGCCTGCGAATCGAATACGGCGGCACCCTGCTGCACGAATGGCCCTGGGTGTTCGAAACGATCGACAGCCTGGAACCCTATTTCCTTCCCCCGGACCAGGGCTGCAACGTGCTCGTGGCCCATGGCACCCCGGAGACCTTTCCCGGCTCCAACGCCACCTACCTCGGTCTGGACCGCTACCTGAGCGAAAAATACGACAATGTTTTCGTCGGCGGCGTGGACGGCATCCTGACCCGGGAACAGGCCCTGGCCAGGGCCAGGGCCTGCAAGGTGAAGCGCGTGCGGCTGGTACCGTTCATGTATGTCGCCGGCGATCACATCATGAACGACATCATGGGCACCAAGCCCGATGACAAGGGTGTTCCCTCCTGGGCCATGGAGCTGGAACAGGCCGGCATCGAGGTCGACAGCCTGACCGTGGAATACGAAGGGAAAACCTACTTCCGGGGCCTCGGCTTCTATGAGAAAATCAACCGGAATTACATTCGCCAGCTGCAGGAAAGCCTGAAACGGCTGGAGGAACTATAG